A window from Acidobacteriota bacterium encodes these proteins:
- a CDS encoding RluA family pseudouridine synthase — translation MKRAAPHSDASRSDAPITARQFVADRGDERLRLDQAVMRHLADEPGLSRTRVQRWLDAGLIAVNGIEGRRASSSLRLGDEVIVTLPKPRVRKVHAPEALHVPVLYEDEWLMVVDKPAGMVSHPTGRHQSGTLVNALLHKARAWYDTTARPGLVHRLDRDTSGVLLVAKSRQVHARAARLLGTEHASKTYLAVVLGKPPEQATITYPLGKISEKPPRVGVVEDGWPSVTWVQRLQSTWPMPDGLALLECTLGTGRLHQIRAHLLEAGWPIAGDPIYRSAKAEARLSAMTSAQVDALEGQALHAWRLVMPHPMTGDVLDVTAPVPARLQGLGVNPGGSWDATAGRPRPAAIPHA, via the coding sequence GTGAAGCGCGCCGCGCCTCACAGCGACGCGTCTCGCAGCGATGCGCCGATCACCGCGCGGCAGTTCGTGGCCGACAGGGGCGACGAGCGGCTCAGGCTGGACCAGGCGGTGATGCGCCATCTCGCCGACGAGCCCGGCCTCTCGCGCACGCGCGTCCAGCGCTGGCTCGACGCCGGTCTCATCGCCGTCAACGGCATCGAAGGCCGTCGCGCCTCATCGTCTCTCCGCCTTGGCGACGAGGTCATCGTCACGCTCCCCAAACCGCGCGTGCGCAAGGTCCACGCACCAGAGGCGCTGCACGTACCCGTGCTGTACGAGGACGAGTGGCTCATGGTGGTCGACAAGCCCGCCGGCATGGTGAGCCATCCGACGGGACGCCATCAGTCGGGCACGCTCGTCAACGCCCTGCTCCACAAGGCGCGCGCCTGGTACGACACGACGGCGCGTCCGGGGCTCGTACACCGGCTCGATCGTGATACGTCGGGTGTCCTGCTCGTCGCCAAGTCGCGCCAGGTCCACGCACGGGCGGCGCGCCTGCTCGGCACCGAGCACGCGAGCAAGACCTATCTCGCCGTGGTGCTCGGCAAGCCGCCCGAGCAGGCCACGATCACGTATCCGCTCGGCAAGATCTCCGAGAAGCCACCGCGCGTGGGCGTCGTGGAGGACGGCTGGCCGAGCGTGACGTGGGTACAGCGCCTGCAATCGACATGGCCGATGCCAGACGGTCTTGCCCTGCTCGAATGCACGCTGGGGACGGGACGCCTCCACCAGATCCGCGCGCACCTGCTCGAAGCCGGATGGCCGATCGCCGGCGACCCGATCTATCGCAGCGCGAAGGCCGAAGCCAGGTTGTCGGCCATGACGTCCGCACAGGTCGACGCGCTCGAGGGCCAGGCGCTGCACGCGTGGCGGCTCGTCATGCCGCATCCGATGACGGGCGACGTCCTCGACGTCACAGCTCCCGTCCCCGCGCGCCTGCAGGGTCTCGGCGTCAACCCAGGTGGATCCTGGGACGCCACTGCGGGTCGGCCTCGGCCTGCCGCAATACCTCACGCGTGA
- a CDS encoding DUF433 domain-containing protein, protein MTTLADRITVDPAQCGGRPCVRGLRIRVTDVLDLLAAGLTPEAVISELPDLELEDVSACLRFASRRLAHPIVAA, encoded by the coding sequence ATGACCACGCTTGCCGATCGCATCACCGTTGATCCTGCTCAGTGCGGCGGCCGTCCCTGCGTTCGTGGCCTTCGCATCCGGGTCACGGACGTCCTCGACCTGCTGGCAGCGGGTCTGACACCGGAGGCCGTCATCTCGGAACTGCCGGATCTCGAACTCGAGGACGTGTCTGCCTGCCTCCGGTTCGCGAGCCGTCGCCTGGCTCACCCGATCGTCGCGGCGTGA
- a CDS encoding amino acid transporter: MSSSRATSSPLRSWLLADLDAERSHGHVPVHTAPWWKVMCLTGVDYFSTLGYQPGIAVLAAGILSPIATLVLIALTLFGALPVYRRIAALSPHGQGSISLLEELLPRWRGKALVLVLLGFAATDFVITITLSAADATEHIIHNPFAPRAIDHPVGVTLVLLVALAAVFLKGFREALGLAVVIVAGYLACNVIVLAVELWTVLHHPEYFANWRSAMFATHGEPLTMVAVALLVFPKLALGLSGFETGVAVMPLVSGGPGETDAVPAGRIRNTGRLLTTAAVIMSVLLLASSVAVTLNIPAEAFAEGGAARGRAIAYLAHRDLGVAFGTTYDLLTIAILWFAGASAMAGLLTLIPKYLPRYGMAPDWVRASRPLVLIILLVTCVVTLAFDASVEAQGGAYATGVLVLMTSAALATTIDAARRRGHAWAFAIITLVFAYTTIDNVIERPDGIRIASLFIAAIVVLSLTSRVLRSTELRIARVRFDETATEWLTSTTAPTMRVIAHRPDMVDEAGAPASPEVAAGAATGLVRQYDAKWREARATHNLESLNNVLFLEVQPGDASRFVDDVLDVHGVQVGPYRVLRCRSAAVPNAIAALLLHIRDATGRVPHAYFGWTEGNPVAYLLKFVALGEGDTAPVTREVLRQAEADPQWRPRIHLG, translated from the coding sequence GTGTCTTCTTCTCGCGCGACCTCGTCCCCCCTGCGGTCGTGGCTCCTGGCGGATCTCGACGCCGAACGGAGCCACGGTCATGTGCCCGTCCACACGGCTCCGTGGTGGAAGGTCATGTGCCTCACCGGCGTCGACTACTTCTCGACGCTCGGCTACCAGCCCGGCATCGCCGTCCTCGCGGCAGGCATCCTGTCGCCGATCGCCACGCTCGTCCTCATCGCGCTGACGCTCTTCGGTGCCCTGCCCGTGTACCGGCGGATCGCCGCACTCAGTCCGCACGGACAGGGCAGCATTTCGCTGCTGGAGGAGCTGCTCCCGCGGTGGCGCGGCAAGGCGCTCGTCCTCGTCCTGCTCGGATTTGCCGCCACGGACTTCGTGATCACGATCACGCTGTCTGCCGCCGACGCGACCGAGCACATCATCCACAACCCGTTCGCGCCGCGGGCGATCGACCACCCCGTCGGCGTCACGCTCGTCCTGCTCGTTGCGCTCGCCGCCGTCTTCCTCAAGGGGTTTCGCGAAGCCCTCGGCCTCGCCGTCGTCATCGTCGCGGGCTATCTGGCGTGCAACGTCATCGTGCTGGCCGTCGAGCTCTGGACGGTGCTGCACCATCCCGAGTACTTCGCCAACTGGCGCAGCGCGATGTTCGCCACGCACGGCGAGCCACTCACGATGGTGGCCGTCGCGCTGTTGGTGTTCCCCAAACTCGCGCTCGGGCTATCGGGCTTCGAGACGGGCGTGGCCGTGATGCCGCTGGTGTCGGGCGGTCCCGGCGAGACCGATGCCGTCCCGGCCGGCCGCATTCGCAACACCGGCCGCCTGCTCACGACGGCCGCCGTCATCATGAGCGTGCTGCTGCTGGCCAGCAGCGTCGCCGTCACGCTCAACATCCCGGCGGAGGCCTTCGCGGAAGGCGGCGCCGCGCGAGGGCGTGCGATCGCCTATCTCGCGCATCGCGACCTGGGCGTGGCGTTCGGGACGACGTATGACCTGCTGACGATCGCCATCCTGTGGTTCGCTGGAGCGTCGGCGATGGCGGGCCTGCTCACGCTCATCCCGAAGTACCTGCCGCGCTACGGCATGGCGCCAGACTGGGTCCGCGCGTCGCGACCGCTCGTGCTCATCATCCTGCTGGTGACCTGCGTGGTGACGCTGGCGTTCGACGCGAGCGTCGAGGCGCAGGGCGGTGCATACGCCACGGGCGTGCTGGTGCTGATGACGTCGGCGGCGCTCGCGACCACCATCGACGCGGCCCGCCGCCGGGGTCACGCATGGGCGTTCGCGATCATCACGTTGGTCTTCGCCTACACGACGATCGACAACGTCATCGAGCGTCCCGACGGCATCAGGATCGCGAGCCTCTTCATCGCGGCGATCGTCGTGCTGTCGCTGACGTCGCGGGTGCTGAGGAGCACGGAACTGCGGATCGCGCGCGTGCGGTTCGACGAGACGGCCACCGAGTGGCTGACGTCGACAACGGCTCCGACGATGCGCGTGATCGCGCATCGTCCTGACATGGTCGACGAGGCAGGCGCGCCGGCGAGCCCGGAGGTCGCTGCCGGTGCTGCGACCGGCCTGGTCAGGCAGTACGACGCGAAGTGGCGCGAGGCGCGGGCCACGCACAATCTCGAGAGTCTGAACAACGTCCTGTTCCTCGAGGTGCAGCCCGGCGACGCGTCGCGCTTCGTTGACGATGTGCTCGACGTGCATGGCGTGCAGGTGGGGCCGTATCGCGTGCTGCGGTGCCGGAGCGCCGCCGTGCCCAACGCGATTGCCGCGCTGCTGCTGCACATCCGCGACGCGACGGGCCGCGTGCCGCACGCCTACTTCGGTTGGACGGAGGGCAACCCCGTCGCCTATCTGCTGAAGTTCGTGGCGCTCGGAGAAGGCGACACGGCGCCGGTCACGCGTGAGGTATTGCGGCAGGCCGAGGCCGACCCGCAGTGGCGTCCCAGGATCCACCTGGGTTGA
- a CDS encoding DUF2891 domain-containing protein, which produces MRGMWPVLLSLQLATPPMELAQAETLAALALACVHQEYPNKIAHTMAGDADAKPPRVLTPVFYGCFDWHSAVHGHWLLARVARLYPGTPLAARAEAALAKNITAAGVAGELAYLSVPGRQEFERPYGLAWLLQLTMELREWESPPAREWAAHLAPLETEAVARFTDWLPKLTKPIRTGEHSQTAFAFGLLLDWARATRHEAFERLIVDRSKAFYLQDTACPLAYEPSGQDFVSPCLAEADLMRRVLSRDAFSTWLTAFLPGIPRESADASWLEPGVVLDATDGKLAHLDGLNLSRAWMLDGILSALPPDDGRRPALQAAAVKHRELGLAAVTGAHYAGGHWLGTFAVYLTSQRGLR; this is translated from the coding sequence ATGCGCGGCATGTGGCCCGTGCTGCTGTCGCTGCAACTCGCCACGCCGCCCATGGAACTCGCGCAGGCAGAGACGCTGGCCGCGCTCGCGCTGGCGTGCGTACACCAGGAATACCCGAACAAGATCGCGCACACGATGGCCGGCGACGCCGACGCGAAGCCGCCGCGCGTACTGACGCCCGTGTTCTACGGGTGCTTCGACTGGCATTCCGCCGTACACGGCCATTGGTTGCTCGCGCGCGTCGCGCGGCTCTACCCGGGGACGCCGCTTGCCGCCCGCGCCGAAGCGGCGCTCGCAAAGAACATCACCGCGGCGGGCGTGGCAGGCGAACTGGCGTATCTGTCGGTGCCCGGACGTCAGGAGTTCGAGCGGCCGTACGGTCTCGCGTGGCTATTGCAACTCACGATGGAGCTGCGCGAGTGGGAGAGTCCGCCGGCGCGCGAGTGGGCGGCGCACCTCGCACCGCTCGAAACCGAAGCGGTGGCGCGGTTCACCGACTGGTTGCCGAAGCTCACGAAGCCGATTCGCACGGGCGAACACTCGCAGACGGCCTTCGCGTTCGGCCTGCTGCTCGACTGGGCGCGCGCCACGCGGCACGAGGCGTTCGAGCGGCTGATCGTCGATCGGTCGAAGGCGTTCTATCTGCAGGACACGGCGTGTCCGCTGGCGTACGAGCCGTCGGGCCAGGACTTCGTGTCGCCGTGCCTGGCGGAAGCCGACCTGATGCGGCGCGTGCTGTCACGCGACGCGTTCTCCACATGGCTGACGGCGTTCCTGCCCGGCATCCCGCGCGAGTCGGCTGATGCATCGTGGCTCGAACCAGGCGTCGTGCTCGACGCCACGGACGGCAAGCTCGCGCACCTCGACGGCCTCAACCTGAGCCGCGCATGGATGCTCGACGGCATCCTGTCTGCCCTCCCGCCTGACGATGGGCGCCGGCCCGCGCTGCAGGCGGCGGCCGTGAAGCACCGCGAGCTCGGCCTCGCCGCCGTGACCGGCGCCCACTATGCCGGCGGCCACTGGCTCGGCACGTTCGCCGTGTACCTCACGAGTCAGCGGGGGCTGCGGTGA
- a CDS encoding phosphatase PAP2 family protein, with product MPKSTSRRPWWLPLLLIAVILPLAMLTSRLPGDPQVTRAIQGLGLPAAPAAWITSLAGQPVVFGVLGLGLALATWRGRLRAFVVTALLMLVWWYAGEPLKHLVQRPRPTADLVEVVRQSSGFSFPSTFATAWFSAWLPVAIYAWRTRQREAGLAVSLVAWLLVIAGAWARIRMGAHWPSDVLMTLGLVWATFALLETAVQRLDS from the coding sequence GTGCCAAAGTCCACGTCTCGCCGGCCCTGGTGGCTGCCTCTGCTGCTCATCGCCGTCATCCTGCCCCTCGCCATGCTGACGTCACGGCTGCCCGGCGACCCGCAGGTCACCCGTGCCATACAGGGTCTTGGTCTTCCCGCCGCCCCCGCAGCCTGGATCACGTCTCTCGCCGGACAACCGGTGGTCTTCGGCGTGCTCGGGCTCGGACTGGCGCTCGCCACCTGGCGCGGTCGCCTGCGCGCGTTCGTGGTGACGGCCCTGCTGATGCTGGTCTGGTGGTACGCCGGCGAACCGCTCAAGCACCTCGTGCAGCGTCCGCGCCCCACGGCCGACCTTGTGGAGGTCGTGCGCCAGTCGAGCGGCTTCTCGTTCCCGTCCACCTTCGCCACGGCGTGGTTCAGCGCGTGGCTGCCCGTGGCCATCTACGCATGGCGCACGCGCCAGCGCGAGGCCGGCCTCGCCGTCTCGCTCGTGGCCTGGCTGCTCGTGATTGCCGGCGCCTGGGCGCGCATCCGCATGGGCGCGCACTGGCCGAGCGACGTCCTGATGACGCTGGGACTCGTGTGGGCGACGTTCGCCCTGCTGGAAACGGCTGTCCAGCGGCTCGATTCGTAA